In Vibrio bathopelagicus, the following are encoded in one genomic region:
- the surA gene encoding peptidylprolyl isomerase SurA translates to MTLWKHTLIAIAAACTVSTSYAAPVELDSVKVIVNEGVILQSDIDASMKTLRANAKKSGQTLPSQDVLNEQVLEKLIIDTIQTQEAERIGVRIDDARLDQAIKDIAKDNNQTVAQLTASVAEEGLSYNAFREQVRKEIAASEARNALVRRRINILPAEVDNLADILAQETNATVQYKIGHIQLRFNDDQTKEELEAQATDLVDELNNGKDFSTMAYTYSKGPKALQGGDWGWMRKEEMPTIFADQIKMQNKGSIIGPFRSGVGFHILKIEDVKGLETVAVTEVNARHILIKPTVILSDDGAKEQLEEITRRVNAGEASFGELAQQYSQDPGSAVQDGELGYQTPDLYVPEFKHQVETLPEGKISAPFKTVHGWHIVEVLDRREVDRTDSALKNKAYQILFNRKFNEEAGAWLQEVRASAFVEMVEDDQDDN, encoded by the coding sequence ATGACATTGTGGAAACACACATTAATTGCTATCGCAGCAGCTTGCACTGTATCAACGAGCTACGCAGCACCGGTTGAGCTCGATAGCGTAAAAGTGATCGTTAACGAAGGCGTTATCTTACAAAGTGACATCGACGCTTCAATGAAGACACTGCGTGCAAACGCAAAAAAAAGTGGTCAGACATTACCATCACAAGATGTATTGAATGAGCAAGTTCTAGAAAAGCTGATCATTGATACGATTCAAACTCAAGAAGCGGAACGTATCGGTGTTCGTATTGATGATGCTCGACTTGATCAAGCAATCAAAGACATTGCGAAAGACAACAACCAGACAGTAGCTCAACTTACAGCATCCGTTGCTGAAGAAGGCCTTAGCTACAATGCATTTCGTGAACAAGTAAGAAAAGAGATTGCAGCAAGTGAAGCTCGCAATGCCTTGGTTCGCCGTCGTATTAATATCCTTCCTGCAGAAGTTGACAACCTAGCGGACATCTTAGCGCAAGAAACCAATGCTACTGTTCAATACAAAATTGGCCACATTCAACTTCGATTTAATGATGACCAAACCAAAGAAGAATTAGAAGCACAAGCGACAGATTTAGTGGACGAGCTAAACAACGGCAAAGACTTCAGCACCATGGCTTATACTTACTCTAAAGGCCCTAAAGCACTGCAAGGTGGTGACTGGGGTTGGATGCGTAAAGAAGAAATGCCTACGATTTTCGCAGACCAAATCAAAATGCAGAATAAAGGCAGCATCATCGGGCCATTCCGAAGCGGTGTTGGCTTCCATATTCTAAAAATTGAAGACGTAAAAGGTTTGGAAACCGTTGCCGTGACAGAGGTTAATGCACGTCATATTTTGATTAAACCAACAGTTATCTTGAGTGATGACGGTGCGAAAGAGCAACTTGAAGAGATCACTCGTCGCGTAAACGCGGGTGAAGCGAGCTTTGGTGAACTTGCACAGCAATACAGCCAAGACCCAGGATCAGCTGTTCAAGATGGTGAACTAGGTTACCAAACTCCTGATTTATACGTACCTGAATTCAAGCATCAAGTGGAAACACTACCTGAAGGCAAAATCAGCGCACCATTTAAGACAGTTCATGGCTGGCATATTGTTGAAGTACTGGATCGCCGAGAAGTAGACCGTACAGATTCTGCTTTGAAAAACAAAGCGTACCAAATTTTATTTAACCGTAAATTCAACGAAGAAGCTGGCGCTTGGCTACAAGAAGTAAGAGCGAGTGCTTTTGTTGAAATGGTTGAGGATGACCAAGATGACAACTAA